A window from Bacteroidales bacterium encodes these proteins:
- the nuoJ gene encoding NADH-quinone oxidoreductase subunit J — MNTIFYIAGAIALLSSILAITNRNAIHALIYLILSLLSISVIFYILGAPFIAALEVIVYAGAIMVLFIFVVMMLNIGLEEELENKWLKPRMWILPSIIAAILLANLIYALRVLEHQTVTPQIIQPKQIGISLFTTYLLAVELSAILLLAGIIGAYHIGKQKKKIIHRFLKK, encoded by the coding sequence ATGAATACTATCTTTTACATTGCAGGTGCAATAGCATTGCTCTCTTCAATTCTAGCAATTACCAATCGAAATGCAATTCATGCGCTTATATATCTCATACTCTCCCTGCTTTCTATATCAGTGATATTTTATATTCTCGGAGCACCCTTTATTGCTGCACTTGAAGTAATTGTTTACGCAGGTGCAATTATGGTGCTTTTCATTTTTGTTGTGATGATGCTGAATATCGGATTAGAAGAGGAACTGGAGAATAAATGGCTAAAACCCCGCATGTGGATTCTACCCTCAATAATTGCAGCAATTCTTCTTGCAAATTTAATTTATGCACTAAGGGTTTTGGAACATCAAACGGTTACTCCTCAGATAATTCAACCCAAACAAATAGGTATTTCACTTTTTACAACATATCTGCTTGCCGTTGAACTATCCGCAATACTATTGTTAGCGGGTATTATCGGTGCGTATCATATAGGAAAACAGAAGAAAAAAATTATACATCGATTTTTAAAAAAATAG
- the nuoK gene encoding NADH-quinone oxidoreductase subunit NuoK, with translation MVTVSLEVQILFAGLLFLIGLVGLLVRRNIIFMLMSIEIMLNSAGLVFVIAGSHWAQADGQVMFIFILTVAAAEVSVGLALILQMYHHFKTLDADALNTLRDKNER, from the coding sequence ATGGTAACTGTTTCGCTTGAAGTACAGATACTCTTTGCAGGATTGCTCTTTTTGATAGGATTAGTTGGTCTGCTTGTTCGTCGAAATATCATTTTTATGCTGATGTCGATAGAAATAATGCTAAACAGTGCTGGCTTGGTTTTCGTAATTGCCGGATCTCATTGGGCTCAGGCCGATGGTCAGGTGATGTTTATCTTTATTCTAACAGTTGCGGCAGCAGAAGTTTCCGTTGGATTAGCCCTGATACTTCAGATGTACCATCATTTTAAAACGCTCGATGCAGATGCCCTCAATACGCTTCGAGACAAAAATGAAAGATAA
- the nuoL gene encoding NADH-quinone oxidoreductase subunit L — protein sequence MTAYIPFIPAIPLFSSLIIILFGKILSKRVVAFLGVGSVSLSALITIIAGISFISSPPASGSYTVTVWNWLTAGGFSANIAFSVDALSLIFCFVITFVGALIHLYSVEFMDHDEGFARFFAYMNLFVSSMLILVLADNLLLMYLGWEGVGLCSYLLIGFWYKEPENGYAARKAFIVTRVGDTAMIIGLFLLFINLGTLNINELMQQASLKWAVSSPLAILSAALLLGGALGKSAQLPLQTWLPDAMAGPSPVSALIHAATMVTAGVYLIARTHVLFALAPAVQAAVAIIGAATLIVAGFSALTQHDFKRVLAYSTISQIGYMFLALGVGAWSAAVFHFMIHAFFKALLFLGAGAVIHLLHHEHDMFKMGGLWKKLPIIFITFLIGSASLAALPLISAGFYSKDAILWFAWSSTNGSKWLWLAAYFGAFITSIYTFRMIFVTFFGEAKTEPTHKPGKLMTIPLVVLAILSLIGGFIELPENFGHFQIFSKFLSTTLPSIQLAGESHNELLFQILSAVASLLGIYLAYLLYFKKSSFAKSFSNSQLANFFYKGWQFDWLYDRIFVKPLVWFSEINKNDFIDKIYTAIAKATDFLNSLLSRTQQGRLRWYVMVLTAGVVIILTFMLNL from the coding sequence ATGACAGCATACATTCCATTTATACCGGCAATTCCGCTTTTCAGCTCGCTGATTATTATTCTTTTTGGAAAAATTCTTTCAAAAAGAGTTGTCGCATTTCTTGGGGTTGGATCAGTTTCACTTTCAGCTCTAATCACGATTATTGCTGGAATAAGTTTTATCTCTTCTCCCCCAGCAAGTGGTTCATACACTGTAACTGTTTGGAACTGGCTGACTGCTGGAGGTTTTTCAGCAAATATTGCTTTCTCTGTTGATGCTTTATCTCTGATATTCTGTTTTGTTATCACATTTGTTGGTGCGCTTATCCATTTATATTCAGTGGAATTCATGGATCACGACGAAGGATTTGCACGCTTTTTTGCTTACATGAATCTTTTTGTCAGCTCAATGCTAATATTGGTTTTAGCAGATAATCTGTTGCTCATGTATCTGGGCTGGGAGGGCGTTGGGCTTTGTAGCTACTTGCTAATCGGTTTTTGGTATAAGGAACCCGAAAATGGGTACGCTGCCCGTAAAGCATTTATCGTTACTCGTGTTGGCGATACTGCAATGATAATCGGACTTTTCCTTCTTTTTATCAACCTAGGAACTCTGAATATTAATGAGTTGATGCAACAAGCATCGCTAAAATGGGCTGTAAGCTCTCCACTTGCGATTCTATCTGCTGCACTATTACTAGGTGGTGCATTAGGAAAATCGGCTCAACTACCTTTACAAACATGGTTACCCGATGCCATGGCAGGGCCATCGCCTGTTAGCGCATTGATACATGCCGCAACTATGGTAACTGCGGGTGTTTATCTTATTGCCAGAACTCATGTTTTATTTGCCCTCGCTCCTGCTGTACAAGCAGCTGTGGCAATAATCGGAGCAGCCACCTTGATCGTTGCTGGTTTTAGCGCATTAACACAACATGATTTCAAACGAGTACTAGCCTATTCAACTATCAGCCAGATTGGTTATATGTTTCTTGCGCTTGGCGTTGGCGCATGGAGTGCTGCTGTATTCCACTTCATGATTCATGCATTTTTTAAAGCCCTTCTATTCCTTGGCGCAGGGGCAGTAATTCATTTGCTACATCATGAACATGATATGTTTAAGATGGGAGGCCTCTGGAAAAAATTGCCAATAATATTTATTACTTTTCTAATTGGTTCAGCCTCGCTTGCTGCATTACCATTGATAAGTGCAGGATTTTACAGCAAGGACGCAATACTTTGGTTCGCATGGTCATCAACAAATGGAAGCAAATGGTTATGGCTTGCAGCGTATTTCGGAGCGTTCATCACATCCATTTATACTTTTAGGATGATTTTCGTAACCTTCTTTGGCGAAGCCAAAACCGAACCTACACACAAACCCGGAAAATTAATGACCATCCCGTTGGTTGTTCTTGCAATCTTATCTCTTATCGGAGGTTTTATTGAACTACCTGAAAATTTTGGACATTTTCAGATTTTTTCGAAATTTTTAAGCACAACACTTCCATCGATTCAACTTGCAGGTGAATCTCACAATGAATTGTTATTCCAGATCCTTTCGGCTGTAGCATCACTATTAGGAATTTATCTGGCTTATCTTTTATATTTCAAGAAATCATCATTTGCCAAATCGTTTAGTAATAGCCAATTAGCAAACTTTTTTTACAAAGGATGGCAATTCGATTGGCTTTACGATAGGATATTCGTAAAACCTTTGGTTTGGTTCTCGGAGATCAACAAGAACGATTTTATCGATAAAATTTATACCGCAATTGCTAAAGCTACCGACTTCCTCAATAGCCTGCTTAGTAGAACACAGCAAGGTCGCCTCAGATGGTATGTAATGGTATTAACGGCTGGTGTTGTAATAATTTTAACATTTATGCTTAACCTATGA
- the nuoM gene encoding NADH-quinone oxidoreductase subunit M, whose translation MILLYLIIILMAGGVLAWLLGKRSAISSRIISLVAVSIDLILISIAILQNGIHDDKKWIFEYSVSWIPKLGISLHLAMDGLSLLMLFLTFFLGLIAILISWKEIQKSVGFFHFNILWILSGIIGVFLSMDLFLFYFFWEVMLIPMYFLISIWGHENRIYASYKFFIFTQASGLLMFLAILGLYLAHGNATGYYTFDYQQLLGTTYNPTIEMLLMCGFLIAFIVKLPVVPFHNWLPDAHTEAPTAGSLILAGLMLKTGAYGLLRFVVPLFPHASQTFAPFGMLLGVIGILYGAKLAFSQTDLKRLVAYTSVSHMGFVILGVYAFNELAYQGVVMQMIAHGISTGALFVLVGQLYERIHTRDISKMGGLWEQVPIMGTMGLVFAMASLGLPGLGNFIAEFLTLVGTFKANILMASLASVGLIAATIYSLRIVQKVFLGKKDNEYKMKDLSIREIVVMASLVVAIVFIGLYPQPVINTAKPALMKTLNAKHENYQSQKIDDSVVPDNRTCSPDTRKLNK comes from the coding sequence ATGATACTTCTCTACCTGATTATTATACTTATGGCAGGTGGTGTACTTGCCTGGTTACTTGGAAAACGAAGCGCAATATCATCTCGGATCATTTCTCTTGTCGCCGTATCAATTGATCTAATATTAATTAGCATTGCTATACTCCAAAATGGAATTCATGATGATAAAAAATGGATATTCGAGTACAGCGTAAGTTGGATTCCAAAACTAGGAATTAGCCTACACCTAGCCATGGATGGGTTAAGTTTATTGATGTTGTTTCTTACATTTTTCCTTGGACTAATTGCAATACTAATATCATGGAAAGAGATTCAAAAGAGTGTAGGTTTTTTTCACTTCAACATCCTATGGATACTTTCAGGCATTATCGGGGTATTCCTCTCGATGGATCTATTTTTATTCTATTTTTTCTGGGAGGTGATGCTTATCCCAATGTACTTCCTAATAAGTATATGGGGTCACGAAAATCGAATTTACGCATCCTATAAATTTTTCATCTTCACACAAGCTAGCGGACTGCTTATGTTCCTTGCAATTCTTGGGCTATATCTAGCACATGGGAATGCAACAGGTTATTATACTTTCGATTACCAACAGCTACTCGGCACTACGTATAATCCTACCATCGAGATGTTGCTGATGTGTGGATTTCTAATAGCTTTTATCGTAAAACTTCCTGTTGTACCCTTTCACAACTGGTTGCCAGATGCTCACACCGAAGCACCAACCGCAGGTAGTTTAATCCTTGCCGGATTAATGCTGAAAACTGGGGCATACGGTCTGCTCCGATTTGTAGTACCTCTATTCCCTCATGCATCCCAAACCTTTGCCCCATTCGGGATGCTTCTTGGGGTAATTGGTATTCTTTATGGTGCAAAGCTTGCCTTTTCTCAAACTGATCTAAAACGATTGGTTGCATACACCAGCGTAAGCCACATGGGCTTTGTAATTCTTGGAGTTTATGCTTTTAATGAGTTAGCCTATCAAGGTGTTGTTATGCAGATGATTGCTCACGGGATAAGTACTGGTGCTCTCTTCGTTCTGGTTGGACAACTTTACGAACGTATCCATACACGAGATATCAGTAAAATGGGAGGCTTGTGGGAGCAAGTTCCAATAATGGGAACTATGGGTTTAGTTTTTGCAATGGCATCGCTAGGATTACCGGGGTTAGGCAATTTTATTGCCGAATTTTTGACACTTGTTGGAACATTCAAAGCAAATATTTTGATGGCTAGCCTTGCAAGCGTTGGCCTAATTGCCGCAACCATCTATTCCCTTAGAATTGTGCAGAAAGTTTTCTTAGGCAAAAAGGATAATGAATATAAGATGAAAGATTTATCTATTCGTGAAATAGTTGTAATGGCTTCACTTGTAGTGGCTATCGTCTTTATTGGTCTTTACCCTCAACCTGTTATTAATACTGCAAAACCTGCTTTAATGAAAACCCTAAATGCTAAGCATGAAAACTATCAATCTCAAAAAATCGATGATTCTGTAGTTCCCGATAACAGAACATGCTCACCCGATACAAGAAAATTGAATAAGTAA
- a CDS encoding NADH-quinone oxidoreductase subunit N, whose amino-acid sequence MTALDFICLAPFLLLASAPIIIMLTITITRNIKVVYGFSLLMFLLSFISLFIVAPYTPHVITPLFIIDSYSLLFLAIIIFAGFLITILSYIYISQQGDDKEEYFIILFVATLGASVLVVANHFISFFLGLETLSISLYILVAYIKTRSYSIEAGVKFLVIASVASAFLLFGMGLIYTATGSMNFKAVASALGSLHALSPILLTGFVMLLVGIGFKLALVPFHMWLPDVYQGAPAPVTALIATISKGAVLAIALRFFMDIQGFNNQAIFISLSAIAIISMFTGNLLALNQGNLKRMLAYSSIAHFGYLLITLLAGSTEGIHSAIFYIASYTITTLGAFGIISLLSVCSGDADSIDDYKGLFYKNPFVAIVMALAMLSLAGIPLTAGFIAKFYLVLAGVKSGLWLLAFSLVINSVISLYYYLRVVTVMFTTSDQVKPSTIPLMGNLVLIVIVIGILFLGILPAWVSDIIANLS is encoded by the coding sequence ATGACAGCACTAGATTTTATATGCCTTGCGCCATTTCTTTTACTAGCAAGCGCACCCATAATAATAATGCTCACAATTACCATCACCCGTAATATTAAGGTTGTCTATGGTTTTTCATTGTTGATGTTTTTACTTTCGTTCATATCGCTTTTTATCGTAGCCCCTTATACACCTCACGTTATCACACCACTATTTATTATCGATAGTTACAGCCTACTTTTTTTAGCAATCATAATATTTGCAGGATTTTTGATAACCATACTATCCTACATATACATCAGCCAGCAAGGGGATGATAAGGAGGAGTATTTTATTATCCTTTTTGTTGCAACACTTGGAGCATCAGTTTTGGTGGTAGCAAATCATTTTATTTCATTTTTCCTCGGGCTTGAAACTTTAAGTATCTCACTTTATATTCTTGTTGCGTACATTAAGACCCGTAGTTATTCAATTGAAGCTGGTGTGAAATTTTTGGTTATAGCATCTGTTGCCTCTGCTTTTCTTCTATTTGGTATGGGATTAATCTACACAGCAACAGGTTCAATGAATTTTAAAGCTGTGGCATCAGCATTAGGTTCTTTACATGCTCTTTCCCCAATTTTACTTACTGGTTTTGTAATGCTTCTTGTCGGCATTGGATTTAAACTTGCTCTTGTTCCCTTTCACATGTGGCTACCCGATGTTTATCAGGGGGCTCCCGCTCCTGTAACGGCACTGATTGCAACTATCTCAAAAGGAGCAGTACTAGCCATTGCCCTTAGGTTCTTTATGGATATTCAGGGATTCAATAATCAGGCTATTTTCATTTCATTATCAGCAATCGCCATTATATCAATGTTTACGGGAAATCTACTAGCCTTGAATCAGGGAAATCTTAAAAGGATGCTGGCCTATTCATCCATTGCCCATTTTGGCTACCTACTAATAACCCTTCTGGCTGGCAGTACTGAAGGTATTCATTCAGCAATCTTCTATATAGCCTCCTATACAATTACAACGCTTGGTGCATTTGGGATCATTTCACTCTTGTCCGTTTGTTCTGGTGATGCAGATAGCATTGATGATTACAAAGGGCTTTTTTACAAAAACCCATTTGTTGCAATAGTAATGGCATTGGCAATGCTTTCGCTTGCAGGAATACCGCTAACCGCAGGTTTTATTGCTAAATTCTATCTTGTGCTTGCGGGAGTTAAATCTGGGCTTTGGTTACTAGCATTCAGTTTGGTGATTAATAGTGTAATCAGCTTATACTACTACCTTAGAGTGGTTACCGTAATGTTCACAACCTCTGATCAGGTCAAACCTTCCACTATTCCACTAATGGGCAATCTGGTATTGATTGTTATTGTAATAGGTATTCTATTCCTCGGAATTCTCCCCGCTTGGGTGAGTGATATTATTGCAAATTTATCTTAA
- a CDS encoding M3 family metallopeptidase, producing MKKIIMVLIVPIFLLSSCSKEKKQSTNPFFSEFKTPFNVPPFDKIDTSHYIPAFEQGMIDQQAEIDAIINNSDAPTFDNTILTYDRSGALLSNVGRVFSTVNGANTNPALQAINRKVASKTTKHRDNISLNEKLFQRIKAVYENREKSNLDAEQIRVVEKYYEDFVRNGANLSETDKAKLREINQKLSKYSIKFTENVLAETNTNFKLVIDNNEDLAGLPQGIIDAAAEDAKNDSLIGKWKFTLQKPSMIPFLQYAKNRNLREKLYRGYFMRCNNNDKFDNKEILVNIANLRVERANLLGYKTYAEYSISKNMAQIPDKVYEFLKGIFNPAQEVAKKDLDAMQKIVEKEGGKFKIEPWDWWYYAEKLKKEKFNLDESELKPYFAAGNVRDGMFYVANKLYGLTFIKQLNVPVYNSDVETYEVKEADGSYAGILYIDLYIRAGKRPGAWCGTIRDQVYENGKRVPPIVSMVCNFPRPNGDSPALLTWDDVNTLFHEFGHGLHNFCVDGKYDRTAGSLPRDMVELPSQFMENYAAQPEIIKYYGTHYKTGKIIPDELLEKLKKSMVFNQGFETVELVAASLLDLDWHSLTEPKNIDALAFEKASMDNIKLMKEILPRYRSTYFSHIIGGYSAGYYVYLWAAVLDSDAFQAFVDSGDIFNQEIAGKFRKYVLKEGGKDEGMIQYRKFRGQDPSLDPLLKKRGLK from the coding sequence ATGAAAAAAATAATTATGGTATTAATTGTTCCCATTTTTCTGCTTTCATCATGTAGTAAGGAGAAGAAACAGTCAACAAACCCTTTCTTTAGTGAGTTTAAAACTCCTTTTAATGTTCCTCCATTTGACAAAATTGATACAAGTCATTACATCCCAGCCTTTGAACAAGGGATGATTGACCAACAAGCAGAAATTGATGCTATTATTAATAACTCAGACGCTCCAACTTTCGATAACACCATATTAACCTATGACAGATCTGGGGCACTACTAAGTAACGTTGGAAGGGTTTTTAGCACTGTTAATGGGGCAAATACGAACCCTGCCCTACAAGCCATAAACAGAAAAGTTGCATCTAAGACCACAAAACATCGCGATAATATCTCGTTGAATGAGAAACTCTTTCAAAGAATTAAGGCTGTTTATGAAAATAGAGAGAAAAGTAATCTTGATGCTGAACAAATAAGGGTTGTTGAAAAATATTACGAAGATTTTGTTCGCAATGGGGCAAATCTTAGCGAAACGGATAAAGCAAAACTTCGTGAAATCAATCAGAAACTATCAAAATACTCAATTAAGTTTACCGAAAATGTATTGGCCGAAACCAATACCAACTTTAAGTTAGTCATTGACAATAACGAAGATCTAGCAGGTTTACCTCAAGGCATTATTGATGCAGCCGCAGAGGACGCTAAGAATGATAGCTTGATTGGGAAATGGAAGTTCACGCTTCAAAAACCAAGCATGATTCCATTCCTTCAATATGCTAAAAATCGAAATCTACGTGAAAAACTGTATCGTGGTTATTTTATGCGTTGCAACAATAACGATAAATTTGATAACAAAGAAATACTTGTTAACATAGCTAACTTAAGAGTAGAACGAGCAAATTTGCTCGGGTATAAAACATATGCTGAATACTCTATAAGCAAAAACATGGCTCAAATCCCAGACAAGGTTTACGAATTTTTGAAAGGTATTTTCAATCCTGCTCAAGAGGTTGCCAAGAAGGATCTTGATGCAATGCAGAAAATTGTTGAAAAAGAAGGGGGTAAGTTTAAAATTGAACCTTGGGATTGGTGGTATTATGCCGAAAAACTTAAGAAAGAAAAGTTCAACCTTGATGAATCGGAACTTAAACCATATTTCGCTGCAGGAAATGTCCGTGATGGAATGTTTTATGTAGCCAATAAGCTTTATGGTTTAACATTCATCAAACAACTCAATGTCCCTGTTTATAATTCAGATGTTGAAACATATGAAGTTAAAGAAGCGGACGGTAGCTATGCGGGTATTCTTTATATTGATTTATATATACGTGCGGGCAAACGTCCTGGTGCATGGTGTGGCACAATAAGAGATCAAGTATATGAGAATGGAAAGAGAGTTCCTCCTATTGTTTCGATGGTTTGCAACTTTCCAAGACCAAATGGTGACTCGCCTGCATTACTAACTTGGGATGATGTAAATACATTATTCCATGAATTTGGACATGGTCTTCATAATTTCTGTGTTGATGGGAAATATGATCGAACAGCAGGAAGCCTCCCTCGTGATATGGTAGAACTACCTTCACAGTTTATGGAAAATTATGCAGCCCAACCAGAAATTATAAAATACTACGGGACACATTATAAAACTGGTAAAATTATCCCGGATGAACTTTTGGAGAAGTTAAAGAAAAGTATGGTTTTCAATCAAGGTTTTGAGACTGTTGAACTAGTTGCTGCTTCATTACTTGATCTAGATTGGCACAGTCTTACAGAGCCTAAAAACATAGATGCGCTTGCATTCGAAAAAGCATCAATGGATAATATCAAGTTGATGAAAGAAATCCTACCCAGATATCGCTCAACCTATTTTAGTCATATTATTGGTGGCTACTCTGCTGGTTATTACGTATATCTTTGGGCGGCAGTACTTGATTCAGATGCTTTTCAGGCATTTGTTGATTCAGGAGATATTTTCAACCAAGAGATTGCCGGTAAGTTTAGAAAATATGTACTTAAAGAGGGCGGTAAAGATGAAGGCATGATCCAATATAGAAAATTCAGAGGGCAAGATCCTTCTCTTGATCCCTTGCTTAAAAAAAGAGGCTTAAAATAG
- a CDS encoding cold shock domain-containing protein — translation MYKGTVKFFNVSKGFGFIKDAESGKEYFVHASGLIDKVKENDEVTFELQEGKKGLNAINVKLA, via the coding sequence ATGTACAAAGGAACAGTTAAATTCTTTAATGTTTCCAAAGGATTCGGATTTATTAAAGATGCAGAATCAGGCAAAGAGTATTTTGTTCATGCTTCTGGTTTGATTGACAAAGTCAAAGAAAATGATGAAGTAACATTTGAACTTCAAGAAGGTAAAAAAGGGTTGAATGCTATTAACGTAAAGCTAGCATAA
- a CDS encoding MFS transporter yields MNINAKQDGYLFSKGYTNYVFILLFLLYMFDYIDRMIITSLFPFLKADWNLTDTQLGALISSVYWSIVILTIPASILVDRWSRRRTIGAMATVWSLATFAASFTKTFPQLFITRTFIGIGEAGYAPGGTAMISALYPKEKRSFMMGIWNSSITLGSAIGMALGGIIAAKWGWRSAFGIVALPGIVIAILFFFIKDYKTVVLLKNGNSLNKDAIGKVENNEDNGEQNKMSFADIVKEFASKPTLIFNYLGMTGSIFVTTSLLSWLPSYFSRLENIPLQNAGTKASITMLLSIIGAPLGGYLADRWRKKRVNARMVFPALSALITALFAFFGFVVFDGILQYISFLLTGVTIAMFVPAASAVTQDLVHPGLRATSYAFAVIFQNLLGASAGPILIGYISDRTDISTALSILPIFLVLSSCMFFIGSFFYKKDLEKVVDVPLEVLG; encoded by the coding sequence ATGAATATTAATGCGAAACAAGATGGGTATCTTTTTTCAAAAGGGTATACTAACTATGTATTTATTCTTTTGTTTCTGTTATATATGTTTGATTATATTGATAGAATGATAATTACTTCTCTTTTCCCATTTCTTAAAGCCGATTGGAATTTAACTGATACACAGCTTGGTGCATTAATTTCTTCAGTTTATTGGTCTATAGTTATTCTTACAATTCCTGCGTCTATTTTAGTTGATAGATGGAGCAGACGACGAACAATTGGTGCAATGGCGACAGTATGGAGTCTTGCAACCTTTGCAGCGTCATTTACAAAAACCTTCCCACAACTCTTTATTACTCGAACCTTTATTGGTATTGGGGAGGCAGGTTACGCACCAGGCGGTACGGCGATGATTTCCGCTTTATATCCAAAAGAAAAACGCTCGTTCATGATGGGGATTTGGAATAGTTCTATAACTCTCGGAAGCGCTATTGGTATGGCATTGGGTGGCATAATTGCTGCAAAATGGGGCTGGAGGAGTGCGTTTGGGATTGTAGCTTTACCGGGAATTGTTATAGCTATTCTTTTTTTCTTCATAAAGGATTATAAAACTGTTGTTCTTCTTAAAAATGGAAACTCTTTAAACAAGGACGCAATTGGTAAAGTTGAGAATAACGAGGATAATGGGGAACAAAATAAAATGTCTTTTGCAGATATTGTTAAAGAGTTTGCTAGTAAACCAACACTTATTTTTAATTATTTAGGAATGACAGGGAGTATTTTTGTTACAACCTCTTTGTTATCATGGTTGCCCAGTTATTTTAGTCGTTTGGAAAATATTCCGCTTCAAAATGCGGGAACAAAAGCATCGATTACAATGCTTCTTTCTATTATAGGCGCACCATTAGGTGGATATCTTGCCGATAGGTGGCGAAAAAAGAGAGTTAATGCAAGAATGGTTTTTCCTGCATTGTCTGCATTAATAACTGCGCTTTTTGCATTTTTTGGTTTTGTCGTTTTTGATGGGATATTGCAGTACATTTCATTTCTATTAACGGGGGTAACAATTGCAATGTTTGTCCCTGCTGCAAGCGCAGTTACTCAAGATTTAGTTCACCCAGGATTAAGAGCTACTTCATATGCTTTTGCGGTGATATTTCAAAATCTATTGGGAGCATCGGCTGGTCCAATATTAATTGGTTATATTTCGGATAGAACGGATATTAGTACTGCATTATCAATTCTTCCAATTTTTCTTGTATTGTCTTCCTGTATGTTTTTTATAGGATCCTTTTTCTATAAAAAGGATTTAGAAAAGGTTGTTGATGTACCACTGGAAGTTTTGGGATAA
- a CDS encoding DNA alkylation repair protein, with product MTPSTLFNEIQTYCKANANEALVKKYSRYFKEGYNAYGLSQELLTSKISDIIQQEGIDFDTIEETSYLLVSSGMYEEISFSILLFKEYKKQLSIEKFDVIEKWFEIGISNWAHTDAICSDLISVFLEKKIITYERMANWKASPNKFQRRAVPVALIKMLKYTNDYQPFFNFIEPLMMDSEREVHQGLGWFLREAWKKSPEQTEMYMMQWKDTAPRLIFQYATERMKPEQKQHFKRSRGNR from the coding sequence ATGACTCCTTCCACACTCTTTAACGAGATTCAGACATATTGTAAGGCCAATGCTAATGAGGCTCTCGTAAAAAAATACTCCCGATATTTTAAAGAAGGTTACAATGCCTATGGATTATCTCAAGAACTTCTAACCAGTAAAATCTCTGATATTATTCAACAAGAAGGTATTGATTTCGATACAATTGAAGAAACCAGCTATCTTTTAGTTTCCTCAGGGATGTATGAAGAGATTAGTTTTTCTATTCTTCTCTTTAAGGAGTATAAAAAGCAACTTTCCATCGAAAAATTTGATGTGATCGAAAAATGGTTTGAAATTGGAATTAGCAATTGGGCGCATACCGATGCCATCTGTAGTGATTTAATCTCTGTTTTTCTAGAAAAAAAGATTATTACTTATGAGAGGATGGCAAACTGGAAAGCATCCCCAAATAAATTTCAACGTAGAGCTGTTCCAGTTGCATTAATAAAAATGTTGAAGTATACAAATGATTATCAACCCTTTTTCAATTTTATTGAGCCCCTAATGATGGATTCCGAACGAGAGGTTCATCAAGGATTAGGATGGTTTCTCCGAGAAGCTTGGAAAAAAAGCCCAGAACAAACTGAAATGTACATGATGCAATGGAAAGATACCGCTCCAAGGCTTATTTTCCAGTATGCCACAGAAAGAATGAAACCGGAACAAAAGCAACACTTCAAACGCTCTAGGGGAAATAGGTAA
- a CDS encoding GNAT family N-acetyltransferase yields the protein MNVIIREANSDDFESVYLLICDLEGQQMDNESFKTIYSKNISDPNIYYLVADKDNSVVGFISLHVQHILHHSKPTCELQELTVNPNLRGSGIGGLLMKEVEIIARKLHLEEIELTTKIHRERTQAFYRNLGYIHTHNKYVKKLS from the coding sequence ATGAATGTCATTATTAGAGAGGCTAATTCAGATGATTTTGAATCCGTTTATTTACTTATTTGTGATCTTGAGGGTCAACAAATGGATAACGAGTCCTTCAAAACTATTTATTCAAAAAACATAAGCGACCCCAATATTTACTATTTAGTAGCCGATAAGGATAATTCTGTTGTTGGCTTTATTAGCCTTCATGTTCAGCATATTCTTCATCATTCGAAACCAACATGTGAACTGCAAGAATTAACCGTTAATCCCAATCTACGAGGTTCAGGTATTGGCGGTTTATTAATGAAAGAAGTCGAAATAATTGCCCGAAAATTGCACCTTGAAGAGATTGAGTTAACCACTAAAATTCATCGAGAACGAACTCAAGCATTTTATAGAAATTTGGGATATATACATACACATAATAAGTATGTAAAAAAACTTTCTTAA